One segment of Pirellulales bacterium DNA contains the following:
- the pilM gene encoding type IV pilus assembly protein PilM, with translation MAKSGAVWGIDIGQCALKALKCRLGDDGKIVAEAFDFIEYPKILSQPEANPAELIAEALKQFLSRNSVRGDQVAISVSGQSGLSRFIKLPPVESKKIPDIVKYEARQQIPFALEDVVWDYERMAGGSEEEGFALETEVGLFAMKRDQAYRAMRPFTEAGIEIDVVQLTPVALYNFVAFDQLHDLPAADQYDPENPPESLIVLSLGTDMSDLVVTNGYRVWQRTINLGGSHFTKALTKQMKLTFAKAEHLKRNAMKAEDPKAVFQAMRPVFNDLLGEVQRSLSFFQNLDRSAKLGRVVALGNAMKLRGLHKYLEQNLGLKVTEFREYAQLTGPGVTAQPAFNENMLSYAVCYGLAVQALGKGKLSTNLLPREIVKDRMIRAKKPWAVAAVAVLLLGCTLGFAGTWREWDANNTQTQEYKSAFGASDAAKDLASRSQSSFESAKTQFEEVRKHGERLASIGDRRILVAELMKAIDESLPRDPDGQRPEKIADRNELRVDSIEWEYFPDLSVWYTDIQELWQKENPTAAPAAVDPNAPADATAAVANPNAQPPMAAAPVPGPTLGPGPSPAPVPPMAGVPSVTGATAPTDATASSSPLSGPGWVIQISGHHFHNGGGREEGGKFVRDTLIASLKEGKFELPDGIFTAKELGIGYPVLVNSDQSIKKWQLVNENVAEVLLNTAEIGGVGSKLGAGLGGAGKAAPNAAAPGAPEEPGKQRVFDELRYDFVVHFCWKPTTLRERLLNRQKLEDAAKAQQPELAAQNGAAPQ, from the coding sequence ATGGCAAAATCCGGTGCCGTTTGGGGAATCGACATCGGCCAGTGCGCGCTCAAAGCGCTCAAGTGCCGATTGGGGGACGATGGTAAGATCGTCGCCGAAGCATTCGATTTTATCGAATATCCAAAAATCCTCAGCCAGCCAGAAGCGAATCCGGCTGAGTTGATTGCCGAGGCGCTGAAGCAATTTCTATCGCGCAATTCGGTTCGTGGCGATCAAGTGGCGATCTCCGTGTCGGGGCAGAGCGGTTTGTCGCGATTCATCAAGTTGCCGCCGGTCGAATCGAAAAAGATCCCCGACATCGTCAAGTACGAAGCCCGGCAACAGATCCCCTTCGCGTTGGAGGACGTTGTTTGGGATTACGAGCGGATGGCCGGCGGCAGCGAGGAAGAAGGCTTTGCGCTGGAAACCGAAGTGGGCCTGTTCGCGATGAAGCGCGACCAAGCTTACCGCGCGATGCGGCCGTTTACCGAGGCGGGCATTGAAATCGACGTCGTCCAATTGACGCCCGTTGCGTTGTACAATTTTGTCGCCTTCGATCAGCTTCACGATTTGCCGGCAGCCGATCAATACGATCCCGAGAATCCGCCGGAAAGCCTGATCGTACTCTCGCTGGGGACCGACATGTCGGACCTTGTGGTGACCAACGGCTATCGCGTCTGGCAGCGCACGATCAACCTCGGCGGTAGCCACTTCACGAAGGCCCTCACCAAGCAGATGAAGCTCACTTTCGCGAAGGCTGAGCATTTGAAACGGAACGCCATGAAGGCCGAAGACCCCAAGGCGGTCTTTCAGGCGATGCGGCCGGTGTTCAACGATTTGCTCGGTGAAGTGCAGCGTTCGCTTAGTTTTTTCCAAAATCTCGACCGCTCAGCCAAGCTTGGCCGCGTCGTGGCGCTTGGCAATGCGATGAAATTACGTGGGCTGCACAAATATCTAGAGCAAAACCTCGGTCTGAAAGTAACGGAGTTCCGAGAATATGCGCAGCTAACCGGCCCGGGTGTCACGGCGCAGCCGGCGTTCAACGAGAATATGCTGTCTTATGCCGTTTGCTACGGGCTGGCGGTGCAAGCGCTCGGCAAGGGCAAGCTTTCAACGAACCTGCTGCCGCGCGAGATCGTGAAAGACCGCATGATCCGCGCGAAAAAACCTTGGGCTGTTGCCGCGGTGGCCGTGCTGCTGCTCGGTTGCACGCTGGGCTTTGCCGGCACGTGGCGCGAATGGGACGCGAACAATACCCAAACGCAGGAGTATAAATCAGCGTTCGGCGCTTCCGACGCCGCCAAGGATTTGGCCAGTCGAAGCCAAAGCAGCTTTGAGAGCGCGAAAACCCAGTTCGAAGAAGTTCGCAAACACGGCGAGCGACTAGCCAGCATCGGCGATCGGCGGATTTTGGTCGCCGAGTTGATGAAGGCAATCGACGAATCACTACCTCGCGATCCAGACGGTCAGCGGCCGGAAAAAATCGCCGATCGCAATGAACTACGCGTCGATTCGATTGAATGGGAGTATTTTCCCGACTTGTCCGTGTGGTACACCGACATTCAAGAACTTTGGCAAAAAGAGAATCCGACAGCCGCTCCGGCAGCGGTCGATCCAAACGCTCCAGCCGATGCTACCGCAGCGGTTGCCAATCCGAATGCACAGCCGCCAATGGCCGCTGCGCCAGTTCCCGGCCCAACTCTTGGTCCCGGCCCATCTCCCGCACCGGTGCCGCCGATGGCGGGCGTTCCGTCGGTCACGGGTGCAACGGCGCCGACCGATGCAACTGCCAGCAGTTCTCCGCTTAGTGGCCCTGGCTGGGTGATTCAAATCAGCGGCCACCACTTTCACAACGGCGGTGGGCGAGAAGAAGGTGGAAAATTCGTCCGAGATACGCTGATCGCCAGCCTCAAAGAAGGGAAATTTGAACTTCCCGATGGCATCTTTACGGCGAAGGAACTGGGAATTGGATATCCCGTGCTGGTCAACAGCGATCAATCGATTAAGAAGTGGCAACTTGTCAATGAAAATGTAGCCGAGGTGCTACTGAATACCGCGGAAATCGGCGGGGTCGGCTCAAAGCTGGGCGCTGGGCTGGGTGGCGCGGGAAAAGCCGCGCCGAACGCCGCTGCCCCTGGCGCTCCCGAAGAGCCGGGCAAACAGCGCGTCTTCGATGAATTGCGGTACGACTTCGTCGTTCATTTCTGCTGGAAGCCGACAACCCTGAGAGAACGGCTCTTGAATCGCCAAAAACTGGAAGATGCCGCCAAAGCTCAGCAACCCGAACTGGCCGCGCAAAACGGCGCTGCTCCACAGTAA